The segment TGCATGAGCGCTTTCAGCCGGGTCCAGATCATCTCCAGATTGTCCGGATGGCTGGCCAGTACCCGCCAGAAATTCGGCACCGCCGGAATACCCTTGGTGGCTTTGATGTCGGCATATATCTGCGCGACTTTGCCCCTGGCTTCTTCTTCCGCAACCATGCGCACGGTTGCAGTACGCGTCATAGCACTCCCTCCCTTGTGACTGGCGATAAGCGGTCTTTCAACCCGCCTCGTTCGGATTGCCGCCTCAGGGTGTCCCAAAAAGAGACAGAAAGAAAGGGCGGATGGCACGCCGGGTGCAGCGGGAGAGTTGCGGCCTGGTCAGAAATTCCGTACAGCAGTCTCTAAGGAGGCTGTACATATGGCGATTCTGATTACCGGGGGCACCGGGTTTTTGGGCCGGCATCTGACACGACATCTGGTTCAGTCGGGAGAGAACGTCGTCATTCTCGATACCGTCCCGCACCGCGAGGCGGCCGACGCCGTGGCCGAGCAGGTGGCAGTAGCCGAGGGAGACGTCATGGAAGCGCCAGCGCACGTACACGCGATCCAGCGCAATAAAATCGAGGGGATTATTCACCTCGCCTACTATCTGGGGACCGGCGGCATCCGCAATCCGCTGCCGTCGATCAACGTGAATTGTATCGGCACCACCAATATCTTTGAGGCCGCCCGGCTGAGCGGCCTGAAGCGCGTGGTGTATATGAGTTCGGTCGCCGTATTTCCCGAGCGCACGGCCAGCACCGCCCCGGAGTTGAGCGAAGATGACCCGCCCGCTCCGTCCACCAGCAATCAGGCCGGCCTGTACGGCGCGTGCAAATTATTCAACGAGCATACCGCGGACTACTATAATCACGCCTATGGCATGGACTTCATTGCGATCCGGCCGACCTCGGTGTTTGGCGAAGGGCGCGGCCAGCGCCGGGGCGCGGCGGGAGATCATTTTATGGTGGCCCCTGAGCTGGCCCTGCTCGGCAAGCCGGTTATCATGCCGCAGGACGAGCAGATTGCCGACTGGCTCTATGTTGCCGATGCCGCCGAGGTCTTT is part of the Gemmatimonadota bacterium genome and harbors:
- a CDS encoding NAD(P)-dependent oxidoreductase; protein product: MAILITGGTGFLGRHLTRHLVQSGENVVILDTVPHREAADAVAEQVAVAEGDVMEAPAHVHAIQRNKIEGIIHLAYYLGTGGIRNPLPSINVNCIGTTNIFEAARLSGLKRVVYMSSVAVFPERTASTAPELSEDDPPAPSTSNQAGLYGACKLFNEHTADYYNHAYGMDFIAIRPTSVFGEGRGQRRGAAGDHFMVAPELALLGKPVIMPQDEQIADWLYVADAAEVFRRAYHIENPQSRVFNMAGPSRKTGEITAYLRELLPGANISVSDKPVAMTSLVKTDRLRTELDFTPTYTVEDGILAYLNDVRKREDMPLEPR